From the Lactobacillus johnsonii genome, the window TTAAGTTCACGGGCAATTGCACGCAAAGAATAGCCATCTTTCAAACGCAATTGAATAATAACTCGCTCTTCAAATGATAAATGCTTGCCTTTAACGTGCTGGTTCATGGTAGAATGTAAAGAGTCCATTTTGACCTCCAATAGAAAGTTTTTGTGGTTATTAACATTCTATCAAACAGGTCCGAATGGACTTTTTATTTTTTATCAAGTGTTCAATTTAATTTTACAATCAGCGTAAATTTAATAACAAAAAGAGAATCAATCTTTCTTTAGTGATTGATTCTCTTTTATTTTAATTAACTTTTTTAATCATATGGTCATACATACGATCCCCGATCGTCATGGTAGAAGTCGTTTTAAAGCCCATATAATCGTACAAGCGAGCAGCTCTAGGATTATCTTGATCAACATTCAAGCTTATCTTTTTATATCCATTTTGGCGTGCTATCTCAGGGGCGATTTTAATTAATTTCTGTCCAATTCCTTTCCCCCAATGTTTTGGAGAAACAGCAATAGCATCCAGATACCATTCATGCGGGAGTGCTTCTTTATCTGAAAAAATAACTGCATCAAGAGGTAATCCAACTTTCGGATATGCACTTTTTAATGAGATATCAATCAAACCTTGATCATCATAACCATACATTACTATTAAACCAATTGGTCGATCTAAATCATCGGTTTCTACCCACATACGATTATGTGAGTAACGATAATGAGGAGAATAAAAGCCATGTTTCATTAAATCATAAAACTGACTCTCTGGAAGAGCTTTAATAGTATCCATATCCATCTCGTCAAAGATTTGTTTTAAAATTGGATAAACTAAAGGAAAATCAGTTAATTTTGCCTTTCTAATCATTTAATTCACCTACTAAATCCCATACTTACGATGAATTTCACGGTCTTGATCACGCTTTTTAATAGTTTGGCGTTTATCATATTGCTTCTTACCTTGTCCTACTCCAATTAAAACCTTAGCAAATCCATGTTTTAAATATACTTTTAAAGGAATAATTGCCATCCCTTGTTGAGCTTGAATTCCAGCTAAACGAGCGATTTCTTTCTTATGAAGCAATAAGCGCCGTGAGCGTAAAGGATCATGATTATAGCGATTACCTTCTTTATATTCACTAATATGAACATTTTCTAAAAAAGCAGATCCATTAATAATTTGAACATATCCGTCCCGTAAATTAATTCTACGTGCACGAATTGATTTAATCTCCGTTCCAGTTAATGCAATTCCGGCTTCAAGAGTTTCCTTAATAAAATAATCATGACTTGCTTTTTTATTTTGAGCAATCAAATTATCTGCTTTTTGTTTCATCGTTTTCTTCCTAATTATTTTTTATTGGACTTGACAGCTGTTGTTTTGCGATGACGAATCTTAAAATTATGGCCATTATTTACGTGAGAAGTATTGTTATTTCTCTTGTTTCCACCATTTTTACGTCCTTTATCAAAGCTACGTTTTCCACGATTATTACTTCTTTGAGGACGCTTTGGGGCATTCGGATCATAAATTTCAAAGTCTAATTGATGTTGTTCCACATCAGCTCTAATCAACTTAACTTTTATTGGCATCCCAATCTTAAACTGCTTATGTGAATTACGTCCAGTTAAGGTTAATGATTTTTCATCAAAATTATAGTAGTCATCGTTTAAATTAGAAATATGAATTAAACCTTCAACAGTATTTGGCAATTGAATAAACATTCCGAAACTTGTTACTGAGGAAACAATTGCATCAAATGTTTGACCAACTTTATCAGCCATAAACTCAGTCATCTTGAGATCGTTCACACTTCGTTCAGTATCAATTGATTTTCTTTCTTGTGTTGAAGTTTGTTCAGCAACATCTGGAAGTTGAGCCTTAAAGTGCTTTTGAATATCTTGATCCATATTTTCATTTGCATATTCATGAATCATACGGTGGACCATTAAATCAGAATAGCGACGAATTGGGGAAGTAAAGTGAGTATAGTACTTAGCTGCTAACCCAAAGTGACCCAGTGGTTCAGGAGAATAATGTGCTTGCTTTAAGCTACGAAGCATCATCATTTGAACAACAGCTTCTTCAGGTGTACCCTCGGTTTTAGCTACAATCTTTTGCAAATCCTTTGGCTTTACATCATTTGGATCAGCCTTTACGTTTAGTCCAAATGCACTTACAAACTCAAAGAATGATTGCATTTTTTCTTGATCTGGAGTTTCATGTACACGATAAAGGAAAGGTGTATGTTTCTTATAGTAGTCTTCGGCAACAGTTTCATTTGCCATCAACATAAAGGATTCAATCATCTTTTCAGCAGTTCCACGTTCATGAAGAACAATATCTGTTGGCTTACCCTTATCATCAACTACAATTTTTGCTTCTGGTTCTTCAAAATCAATAGCCCCACGTTGGTGACGTTTTTTATACAAAATATTATGTAAATCGGCCATTTCATGAAGCATTGGGGCTGCATCTGCATACTTTTGCTCTAACTTTTCATGATTATTTGGATCAAGAACTTTATTAACATTATTGTAAGTTAAACGTCCATGTGACTTCATAACTGATGGATAAATTCTATATCCAACACGTTTACCTTCTGGGGTAATTTCCATATCACATGATAGAACTAAACGTTCTACACCTTCATTAAGAGAACAAATACCATTTGATAATCTAAATGGAAGCATTGGGATAACACGATCAACTAAATATGTACTGTTACCACGAGCAAAAGCTTCTTTATCTAGCGGTGTGCCTTCTTTTACATAATGAGATACATCAGCTATATGTACTCCTAAGTGATAGTTACCATTAGGGAGTTTCCAAACTACGACTGCATCATCAAAGTCTTTAGAATCGTCACCGTCAATTGTTACAGCTGGTTGATCGGTAATATCAACCCGTTTACTTTTTTCTTCTTCAGTTACATGATCAGGAATGTTATTTGCTTGATCCATTGCTTCTTCAGGCCAATCAGTCCGAATATCATTATCAACAACAATTGACATGATATCAACACCAGGATCATTCTTATTACCGATTGTGAGAAGTGCTACACCCTGCATTTCATCTGGTTGATCTTCATCAGGATATTTAGTAATAGAAATTTTAACCATATCACCCATTTGTGGCTTAACACCATTATCAGTGATATTAATTTTATATTTCTTTAATTTTCTATTTTCACTAACAACATAACCGTAAAATCCACTTGATTTCACTACTTCATCAGAGTATGGATGAAATTCTCCAACTAAAGTTTCTACACCACGTTCAGTAATTTCTTCAATTTTACCTTCTGGACCTTTGCCATTCCATGGATTAGCACCAGCAATAATTTTTACCTTAACGCGGTCCCCATCAATAGCAAATTTAGTATTATGTTTATCAATAAAGGCATCTTCCATGCTTTCATCATCAAATCTGACAAAACCAAATCCTTTATCATTTGCCTTAAAGGTACCTTCAGCAACAGTGTTTAATTGATTCAACTGGTACTTTCCCTGACCATCAGTTACAATCTTTTTACTATGCTCTAAAAAAGTTAAAGCTTTAACCAAATCAGGAAAATTCAATCTTTGGCTACGACTAAGATCATTTTCAAGTTGATCCACATCATATTGTTCTTGAGGATTATGTCTAAATGTTTCATAAACATCAGCTAAAACTCGTTCATTCTGTGTCATTATATAAATTGCCTCAATTTCTTTATAAAATAAGTTAAGTTAAAAGAAATTAAAAAAGCCCTCCTGTGACCAGAAGGCTTTTTTTACTTGGATGAAAGTACTGCCAAGATCAAAGCAAGAGCAAAAAAGAGAACCAATAATACAGCGGTAATCCTTTCCATTAATGCTTCAAATCCACGCTTCTTTGTCTGGCCGCCAAATACTGCACCGCCGGACAATGCGTTTAAGGCATCTTGTTGCTTTTGCGGCTGCATCAACGTAGCAATAATAATTAAAAAGCTAACAATGATGAGTAGCGTCATGACGATATTATACAAAGCGCTGCCTCCATTACCTAAATTTCTTACTGTACTGATTTTACCATATTTAGCCAATGAATGCTAAAAGAAAAAGGGAGTCACCTAAAGCAACGTCCCTTTTTCTTTTATTTCAACTATTAATTAAAATTGTTTGTGTAAGTTGTAGAAACTGTGAATTCCTTTGTATTGAGCAGTTGAACCCAAAGCTTCTTCAATTCTCATTAATTGGTTGTACTTAGCAATTCGATCAGTTCTTGACATTGAACCAGTCTTAATTTGACCAGCATTAGTTGCAACAACTAAATCAGCAATTGTAGTATCTTCAGTTTCACCAGAACGGTGAGAAACAACAGCAGTGTAGCCTGCTTCCTTAGCCATTTCAATAGCTTCAAAAGTTTCAGTCAAAGTACCGATTTGGTTAAGCTTAATTAAGATTGAGTTAGCAACACCCATCTTAATACCCTTTTCAAGGTAGTTAGTGTTAGTTACGAATAAATCGTCACCAACGATTTGTACCTTATCACCTAAACGTTCAGTGAAGACTTTCCAACCTTCCCAATCGTTTTCGTCCAAAGGATCTTCAATGGAAATAACTGGGTATTTGTCAACGATGTCTTCCATAAGTGAAGTCCATTCTTCAGCAGTGTATTCACGGCCGTCAGCAACAGTCACATACTTCTTAGTATCCTTGTTGTAGAATTCAGAAGCTGCACAGTCAAATGCAATAGAAATATCTTGACCAGGCTTGTAGCCAGCACGTTGAATAGCTTCAACTAAAATTTCAAATGGTTCTTCGTTGTTCTTCAAGTTTGGTGCAAAACCACCTTCGTCACCTACAGCAGTTGATTCACCACGTTCTTGAAGCAAGCTCTTCAAAGTATGGAAAGTTTCTGCACCCATACGAACAGCTTCATGAAGAGACTTAGCACCAACTGGCATAATCATGAATTCTTGGATATCAACGTTGTTATCGGCGTGCTTACCACCGTTAATAACATTCATCATTGGAGTTGGTAAAACATGAGCGTTTGGTCCACCTAAGTATTCGTATAAAGGTAAACCTAATTCATCAGCTGCAGCACGTGCACTTGCTAATGAAACAGCCAACATAGCGTTAGCACCTAAACGACCCTTGTTTGGAGTACCGTCAAGGTCAATCATAGTTTGGTCAATTAAACGTTGATCAGTTACATCTAAGCCAATAACAGCTTTTGCAATTTCACCATTAACGTTTTCAACAGCAGTTAAAACACCTTGACCAAGAAAACGAGACTTGTCACCATCACGTAATTCTACTGCTTCATGTTCACCAGTAGAAGCACCAGATGGTACGATAGCACGACCAAAGCCACCTAATTCAGTGTAAACTTCAGCTTCAACAGTTGGATTACCACGAGAGTCAAGAACTTCACGTGCGTGAATATCAGTAATAACAGACATGGAGATTCTCCTTTTTTCTTCTAATTCCGTTTAAATAAATTGTTAATTAATCTTGGTAGTTTACCAATGCTAAGAATGATTCTGGATCAAGAGAAGCACCACCAACTAAACCACCATCAATGTCAGGCTTAGACATTAATTCTTTTACGTTAGCTGGTTTTACTGAACCACCGTATTGGATACGAACGTTTTCAGCAGTTTCTTCATTGTACAAGTCTTTTACAGTTTCACGAATAGTCTTGCACATTTCTTCAGCTTGATCAGCAGAAGCAGTCTTACCAGTACCGATAGCCCAAATTGGTTCGTAAGCAATAACAAGTTTAGAAACTTGTTCTGCAGTTAAGCCATCTAAAGCAGCTTTAATTTGAGCTACTACCCATTCATCTTGCTTGTTAGCTTCACGAGTTTCAAGAGATTCACCACAGCAAATGATTGGAGTTACGCCATTAGCAAATAAAGCCTTAGCTTTCTTGT encodes:
- the rnr gene encoding ribonuclease R; amino-acid sequence: MTQNERVLADVYETFRHNPQEQYDVDQLENDLSRSQRLNFPDLVKALTFLEHSKKIVTDGQGKYQLNQLNTVAEGTFKANDKGFGFVRFDDESMEDAFIDKHNTKFAIDGDRVKVKIIAGANPWNGKGPEGKIEEITERGVETLVGEFHPYSDEVVKSSGFYGYVVSENRKLKKYKINITDNGVKPQMGDMVKISITKYPDEDQPDEMQGVALLTIGNKNDPGVDIMSIVVDNDIRTDWPEEAMDQANNIPDHVTEEEKSKRVDITDQPAVTIDGDDSKDFDDAVVVWKLPNGNYHLGVHIADVSHYVKEGTPLDKEAFARGNSTYLVDRVIPMLPFRLSNGICSLNEGVERLVLSCDMEITPEGKRVGYRIYPSVMKSHGRLTYNNVNKVLDPNNHEKLEQKYADAAPMLHEMADLHNILYKKRHQRGAIDFEEPEAKIVVDDKGKPTDIVLHERGTAEKMIESFMLMANETVAEDYYKKHTPFLYRVHETPDQEKMQSFFEFVSAFGLNVKADPNDVKPKDLQKIVAKTEGTPEEAVVQMMMLRSLKQAHYSPEPLGHFGLAAKYYTHFTSPIRRYSDLMVHRMIHEYANENMDQDIQKHFKAQLPDVAEQTSTQERKSIDTERSVNDLKMTEFMADKVGQTFDAIVSSVTSFGMFIQLPNTVEGLIHISNLNDDYYNFDEKSLTLTGRNSHKQFKIGMPIKVKLIRADVEQHQLDFEIYDPNAPKRPQRSNNRGKRSFDKGRKNGGNKRNNNTSHVNNGHNFKIRHRKTTAVKSNKK
- the secG gene encoding preprotein translocase subunit SecG, giving the protein MYNIVMTLLIIVSFLIIIATLMQPQKQQDALNALSGGAVFGGQTKKRGFEALMERITAVLLVLFFALALILAVLSSK
- the smpB gene encoding SsrA-binding protein SmpB is translated as MKQKADNLIAQNKKASHDYFIKETLEAGIALTGTEIKSIRARRINLRDGYVQIINGSAFLENVHISEYKEGNRYNHDPLRSRRLLLHKKEIARLAGIQAQQGMAIIPLKVYLKHGFAKVLIGVGQGKKQYDKRQTIKKRDQDREIHRKYGI
- the eno gene encoding phosphopyruvate hydratase; amino-acid sequence: MSVITDIHAREVLDSRGNPTVEAEVYTELGGFGRAIVPSGASTGEHEAVELRDGDKSRFLGQGVLTAVENVNGEIAKAVIGLDVTDQRLIDQTMIDLDGTPNKGRLGANAMLAVSLASARAAADELGLPLYEYLGGPNAHVLPTPMMNVINGGKHADNNVDIQEFMIMPVGAKSLHEAVRMGAETFHTLKSLLQERGESTAVGDEGGFAPNLKNNEEPFEILVEAIQRAGYKPGQDISIAFDCAASEFYNKDTKKYVTVADGREYTAEEWTSLMEDIVDKYPVISIEDPLDENDWEGWKVFTERLGDKVQIVGDDLFVTNTNYLEKGIKMGVANSILIKLNQIGTLTETFEAIEMAKEAGYTAVVSHRSGETEDTTIADLVVATNAGQIKTGSMSRTDRIAKYNQLMRIEEALGSTAQYKGIHSFYNLHKQF
- the tpiA gene encoding triose-phosphate isomerase, with translation MRTPIIAGNWKLHMNPEQTIEFVNAVKGKLPDPSKVESVIAAPAVDLYVLKKTAEGSNLHTGAENAYFEVEGAFTGETSPKVLNEMGIDYCIIGHSERRGYFHETDEDINKKAKALFANGVTPIICCGESLETREANKQDEWVVAQIKAALDGLTAEQVSKLVIAYEPIWAIGTGKTASADQAEEMCKTIRETVKDLYNEETAENVRIQYGGSVKPANVKELMSKPDIDGGLVGGASLDPESFLALVNYQD
- a CDS encoding GNAT family N-acetyltransferase, which encodes MIRKAKLTDFPLVYPILKQIFDEMDMDTIKALPESQFYDLMKHGFYSPHYRYSHNRMWVETDDLDRPIGLIVMYGYDDQGLIDISLKSAYPKVGLPLDAVIFSDKEALPHEWYLDAIAVSPKHWGKGIGQKLIKIAPEIARQNGYKKISLNVDQDNPRAARLYDYMGFKTTSTMTIGDRMYDHMIKKVN